A window of the Chlorocebus sabaeus isolate Y175 chromosome 8, mChlSab1.0.hap1, whole genome shotgun sequence genome harbors these coding sequences:
- the CHCHD7 gene encoding coiled-coil-helix-coiled-coil-helix domain-containing protein 7 isoform X4, producing the protein MKCEETHAPNSNWLCVMLPSKKTVRMPVVTGRLRDPDINPCLSESDASTRCLDENNYEKERCSTYFLKYKNCRKFWHSIMMQRRRNGVKPYMPTAAERDEILRAMGKMPY; encoded by the exons atgaaatgtgaAGAAACTCATGCACCAAACTCGAACTGGTTATGTGTCATGTTAcc CAGTAAGAAGACTGTCAGGATGCCCGTGGTAACAGGGAGGCTGAGAGATCCTGACATAAATCCTTGCTTGTCG GAATCTGATGCTTCCACCAGATGTCTGGATGAAAATAACTATGAAAAGGAAAGGTGTTCTACTTACTTCTTGAAGTATAAAAACTGCCGGAAATTCTGG CATTCTATCATGATGCAGAGAAGACGGAACGGAGTGAAGCCATATATGCCTACGGCAGCAGAAAGAGATGAAATCTTGAGAGCAATGGGAAAGATGCCCTATTGA
- the CHCHD7 gene encoding coiled-coil-helix-coiled-coil-helix domain-containing protein 7 isoform X3 → MPVVTGRLRDPDINPCLSILFYLLNDASLMSVRNLMLPPDVWMKITMKRKGVLLTS, encoded by the exons ATGCCCGTGGTAACAGGGAGGCTGAGAGATCCTGACATAAATCCTTGCTTGTCG ATCCTATTCTACCTTTTAAATGATGCCTCTCTTATGTCTGTAAGGAATCTGATGCTTCCACCAGATGTCTGGATGAAAATAACTATGAAAAGGAAAGGTGTTCTACTTACTTCTTGA
- the CHCHD7 gene encoding coiled-coil-helix-coiled-coil-helix domain-containing protein 7 isoform X2: MPVVTGRLRDPDINPCLSESDASTRCLDENNYEKERCSTYFLKYKNCRKFWVSLAFYHDAEKTERSEAIYAYGSRKR; this comes from the exons ATGCCCGTGGTAACAGGGAGGCTGAGAGATCCTGACATAAATCCTTGCTTGTCG GAATCTGATGCTTCCACCAGATGTCTGGATGAAAATAACTATGAAAAGGAAAGGTGTTCTACTTACTTCTTGAAGTATAAAAACTGCCGGAAATTCTGGGTAAGCCTAG CATTCTATCATGATGCAGAGAAGACGGAACGGAGTGAAGCCATATATGCCTACGGCAGCAGAAAGAGATGA
- the CHCHD7 gene encoding coiled-coil-helix-coiled-coil-helix domain-containing protein 7 isoform X1, with translation MPVVTGRLRDPDINPCLSESDASTRCLDENNYEKERCSTYFLKYKNCRKFWHSIMMQRRRNGVKPYMPTAAERDEILRAMGKMPY, from the exons ATGCCCGTGGTAACAGGGAGGCTGAGAGATCCTGACATAAATCCTTGCTTGTCG GAATCTGATGCTTCCACCAGATGTCTGGATGAAAATAACTATGAAAAGGAAAGGTGTTCTACTTACTTCTTGAAGTATAAAAACTGCCGGAAATTCTGG CATTCTATCATGATGCAGAGAAGACGGAACGGAGTGAAGCCATATATGCCTACGGCAGCAGAAAGAGATGAAATCTTGAGAGCAATGGGAAAGATGCCCTATTGA